The segment GCTCGGTGCGCCGGTCGCGCTGCCGGGGCTGGTCGCCCGCCCCTGGGAGAGCACGTTCAACGGCCAGCAGCGTCACGGCATCGCCTTCCGCGCCGCCGCCGTCACCCCGGCCGTGTTCCCGGCCTTGGTGTGACGACCGACGCGGCAACCCTGCTGGACGTGTGCGGCCCCCTCGCAGTACTCGGCGCCGGGGCCGCCTACACCCGGGCCTCTACTGGGCCGGATTCGGGCTGCCAATAGCGACCGCCCGGCTACTGGGCTCGTACGCTTCGGTCATGGAGGCATGCGGACTGACGGTTCCGCCGTCCCGGCTGCGGGTCCTGGCGTTGAAGGCCACGATGCGACGGAGATTCGCCCGGTCCCGCCTCGACCGGCTTGCGGCTCTGGCTCGCGCCTGGTCAGGAGCCCGCCGATATCGCGGCGTCGGCCGAACGGCTCTGCCATGCCTGTGGTTTTCACGGGGTGTACGTGACGGTGTCGAAGCCCGGCGTTGTCGGGCTGCGGGTGGGCGGGTTCGACGTTCTGCGGCGGGTGTGGATGCCCGGGGTGCCGGAGCCCGGTCTACTGCGGGTGCCAGTGGCGCTGCGGGAGGACGCGCCACCGTACGTACGGGACTACCGCACCGTTCACCACGGGCTCCACCCTCGGCGCGACGCTGGCCGGGAAGTCGATGTTCCTCAGCCATCGGCCCGCCACATCACCGGCTCGTCCGCGTCCCGCCAGACCACACACCCCCGCCACGCGGGCCGGGGAACGCCCTCAAGGCGTGCGGCGCTCTCTGTACCGTTCCACCCCTGGTCGGGGATCTTGTCGAATGGGCGCCGCTCCACTCGTACCCAGGTACCTCGGTCCGTGCGGGCTCCCACGGACCGGCGTTTGCGCACTGCTGTGCCCGGGTCCAACCGGGTCTGAAGGGACTGTTCGACACGATCAAGGACCTTGTCGACCGGCTCGGCTCGGAGATCGACAGCGCGAACAGCGGAGACCGAGTGCGTCATGCGGGGAACGTAGCAGCGGCCGAGGCGCTCCAGGGGACGGGTGCGCTGGGGCGCTTGGTCATCGGCCCTGCCATCGTGGTTCAGCATGAGAACTGGCACGGGTCGCTGGACGCCCGCCTCGTGTTGAGTCTGCGCTGCGCTGGAAGCGTTGTTGCAGCAGCGTGCGGTCGAGACGTGAACCGCTGACCAAGATCACACCCAGTTGACATCCAGAATGCTCCTGGAATGCAATCAGGGCCGGTATCCGATTCCGGATACCGGCCCTGACCTGGTGTTTCAGCTGTCGGGGTGGCGGGATTTGAACCCACGACCTCTTCGTCCCGAACGAAGCGCGCTGCCAAGCTGCGCCACACCCCGATGTCACCACTGTCGTGGCGACATCGATTACTTTAGCCCACCCGCGCCCCCACGCGAAATCCGGTTTCGGCCCGGTCGCTAGGGTCGCTCGACGAGGGTCAGGAGGGTTGCCTCGGGCGGGCAGGCGAAGCGGACCGGGGTGTAGCGGCTGGTGCCGCAGCCTGCGGAGACATGGAGGTACGAGGTCTGATCCGCGGCGGTGTGAGTGGAGAGGCCCTTGACGCGGTCGGTGTCGAGATCGCAGTTCGTGACCAAGGCGCCGTAGAAGGGGATGCAGAGCTGCCCGCCGTGGGTGTGGCCCGCGAGGATCAGAGGGTAGCCGTCGGCGGTGAAGGCGTCGAGGGTGCGGAGATACGGGGCGTGGACCACGGCCAGGGAGAGGTCGGCCGCCGGGTCGGGGCCGCCCGTCACGGACTCGTAGCGGTCGCGCTTGATATGGGGATCGTCCAGGCCGGTGAAGGCGATCTCGCCGGCGTCGAGCTTCAGCGTGCCGCGGGTGTTGCTGAGGCCCACCCAGCCTGCCGTGTCGAAGGCGTCGCGCAGCTCTTCCCACGGGTTGTGGACCACGCCGACCGCGGGCGCGTTGCCGTTGAGGCCGTGCCGGCCCTGGGCCTTTTCCAGCAGGTAGCGGGCGGGGTTGCGGAGCGTGGGGCCGTAGTAGTCGTTGGAGCCGAAGACGTAGACGCCGGGGAGCTCCATCAGTGGGCCGAGCGCGTCCAGCACCTCGGGGACGCCCTCGGGGTCGGAGAGGTTGTCGCCGGTGTTGATCACGAAGTCGGGGCGCAGGCCCGCCAGGGACTGGAGCCAGGCGCGCTTCTTGCGCTGGCCGCTGACCATGTGGATGTCGGAGACCTGGAGGACTCTGAGGGGGCGCATGCCCGGGGGGAGTACGGGGACGGTCAGCCGTCGGAGGCGGAAGGAGCGGGCCTCGAAGGCGGCCGCGTAGGCGATTCCGGCGGCGCCGACCGCCGTGATGGCCAGGGGAACTCCGTAGCGTGCGCGCATGCGTCCATCGTCGCAGACCCGCTCCGGGGTGTGCGTGGCGGAGTGATCATGAGGGGGCAATCGGCGGATTCGTCCGGTGATGGGGTCGGTGCGGAGGGTGACGGGCCGGGGAAATCGGTGGGCAGGGGTGGACCCGTACCTGTCACACTCTCCCTATGACCACGCTCAAGGCCAAGCTCAAGGACGACCTCACCGACGCGATCAGGGCGCGTGACGAATTGCGCTCGGCGACGCTCCGCCTCACCCTCGCGGCCGTCTCCATGCAGGAGGTCGCGGGTACGACCGCCCGTGAGCTCTCCGATGACGAGGTGCAGAAGGTCATCGCCCGTGAGGCGAAGAAGCGGCGCGAGGCCGCCGACGCCTTCAGCAAGGGAGGCCGGGCCGAGCAGGCCGAGCGGGAGCTGGCCGAGGGCGCGCTGCTGGACGAGTATCTGCCGCAGCAGCTGTCGGACGACGAGCTGGGGGCGATCGTGGCCGAGGCCGTCGCGGAGGCGAAGGCCGGCGGGGCCGAGGGCCCCCGGGCCATGGGTGCCGTGATGAAGATCGTGAGCCCGAAGGTCGCCGGGCGGGCGGAGGGCGGCCGGGTGGCCGCCGCCGTGAAGCGGCTGCTCGCCGGCTGATCGAGCAGAAGTAGAAGCAGGAAGTAGAAGCAGATAGGAGGAAGCAGGAAGAGGAAGCAGGAAGAGGAAGGACCCGGGTGACGAACCGGGTCCTTCCTCTTTCCCTTCTTCGGGGCGTTTCTTCGGGGCGTTCTATCCGTCAGGGGCGGCCGAAGTCGCCGGGCCCCCGGCCCTGCTGGTCGCCGCCTCCGATGACGCCCGGCGCCATGGAGATGCCGGGGATCGGAGTGAGGCCGCCCGCGTCGCCCTCGCCGCCGGACCCGCCGTTGTCGGAGCCGCCGTTCCCGGACCCGGCGTTGTCGGAGCCGCCATCGCCGCCCCAGCCGCCGTTGTCGCCCCAGTTGCCGCCGGTTCCTCCGTTGTTGCCCCAGGAGCCGTTGTCCCTGCCGTCTCCGTTGTCACCGTCGCCCGGGCGCTCCTGGTCGCCGCCGCCCGGGCTCTCGCCCGGATCCGGCTTCTTCACATCCGGAATGGTGACCCGGTTGAACCTCGGGGCCTCCTTGCCGTCCAGCGCGCCGGTCATCGCCTTGCGCCAGATGGAGCCCGGCACCTCACCGCCGAAGACCTTCGGCTTGTACCGGCCGCCGATGGTGATGTTGAACATCTTCACCTGCTGGGTCGGGCTGCCGACCCAGACCGCCCCGGCGAGATTGGGGGTGTAGCCGACGAACCAGGCGTTGCGGCGGCCGTCGGTCGTACCGGTCTTGCCCGCGTTGTCCCGGCCCGCGAGGCCGGCCTTCGCGCCCGTACCCGCGTCGGAGACCACCCCGCTGAGCAGCGAACTGATGCTGTCCGAGGTGTTCTGGCTCATCGCCCGCCGGCAGGTGCTCTCCGGCACCTCCAGCTTCCGCCCGTCGGCCGTCTTGATGGACTCGATGGCGATCGGGGTGCAGTACGTGCCCCGGTTGGCGAAGGTCGCGTACGCCGATGCCATGGTCAGCGGCGACATGCCCTCGGAACCCAGGGTCATGCCGGAGGGCGTGAAGGCGAGGTTCTTGCCGTTGCCGACCATCAGGCCGAGCTTGTCGGTCATCTCCTTCACCGGGCAGAGCCCGATGTCCGCGACCATCTGGACGAAGTAGGTGTTGACCGACTTCTCCATGGCCTCCTTGAAGCTGTACGGACCGACCTCCGACTCCATCTCGTTCTCGACCTTGTCGTTGTCGGTGTTGACCCAGGGTTTGCCGTCACAGGTCTGGATAGGGCTCGGGTACGGCATCTCGTACGGCGCCGGGTATGTCTGCGACAGCGGCGTCCCCTGCTCTATGGCCGCCGCGGCGACGAACGGCTTGAAGGTCGAGCCGACCGGGAAGCCGAAGTTCGACCCTTCCATCCTCTTGTCGACCGAGTAGTTGATCTGGGTCTCGTTCTTGCCGAAGCCGTACGGCTTGGACTGGCCCATCGCCAGAACCTTGCCGGTGCCGGGCTCGACCATGGTCACCGCGGTGGCGACCTTGTCGCCCTTGTACACGTACTCCTTGATCGAGTCCTGGGCGGACTCCTGCGACTGGGGGTCGAGCGTGGTGCGGACGGTCAGACCGCCGTGGTTCCACAGCTTGGCCCGGTCCTCGCGGGTCTTGCCGAAGACCGGATCGCCGAGGAAGACGTTCCGCACGTAGTCGCAGAAGAAGCCGGCGCCGTTGACCGCGGTGATGCAGCCGTTCTTCGGGGTGCTCACCTTCAGTGCGACGGGGGTGATCTTCGCCCGGTCGGCGTCGGCCTGGGTGATGTCACGGACGTCCGCCATCCGCTGGAGGACGATATTCCGGCGCTTCTTCGCCTCCTCCGTGTCATTCACCGGGTCGTAGCGGCTGGGGGACTGCACGAGCCCGGCCAGCAGGGCCGACTCCTGCAGGTTGAGGTCCCTGGCCGGCTTGGAGAAGTAGCGCTTGGACGCGGCCTCGACTCCGTAGGCCTGCTGCCCGAAGAAGGTGATGTTGAGGTAGTTCTCCAGGATCTTCTTCTTGCCCAGCTCTTCCTCGACCTGGATCGCGTACTTCAGCTCCTGGATCTTGCGGCCGAGTGTCTGCTGGGTGGCCTGGGCGACCTTGTCGGGGTCGTCGCCCGCCTCCTCCACGAAGACGTTCTTCACATACTGCTGGGTCAGTGTCGACGCGCCCTGGGCGACCCCGCCCGACTGGGCGTTGCGGTTGAGCGCCCGCAGGACGCCCTTCATGTCGACCGCGCCGTGCTCGTAGAAGCGCGAGTCCTCGATCGCGATGATCGCCTTCTGCATGTACGGGGAGACGGCCGCGAGCGGGACGACGGTACGGTCGCGCGAGTAGACCGTCGCGATCGTGCCGCCCTCGGCGTCGAGGATGGTGGTCCGCTGACTGAGCGGGGGAGTCTTCAGATTCGCCGGGATCTCGTCGAACCCTTTGACCGTGCCTTTCGCGGCAAGTCCCAGCGCGCCCGCAGCCGGCAGGGCGATGCCCGCCAGTACGGCTCCGGCGAGCACACTGACACCGAGGAACTTGGCGGCTTGCTGGGTCCCTGACAGACCACCGCCGGAGCGGGTCTTTGGCATGGAGTCAGCCTACGTTCTCAATTGCCGGACACCGGGGCAGCCCTTGGCCTAAGCTGCTCCCAACTGTCACAGCAGTGCGGTTTTGCATCAAGGCAATCATGGATCGTTCCCGGAATTCACCGGAACTCCCCAACCGTCTTCCTGGCGTGTCCCGTAGTCATAGGGGGCCGATGAACGGGAAAGTGGAGTTCGGCATTCCAGGACCGGCCGTTCGACGGGCCGTCCGGAATCTTGCCGTATCTGCCCTATGTGCCGCGCGTCGCCCTTGATGATCTGATAGTTCTGTCCCGGTTCGAGGGGTTGGGTTTGTATGTCCCTGCCTCACTCCCCTGGGTGATCTGCCGCGTACGCATAGTCCGTTCGGGCCATTCGAGATTGGGCCCGCAGGGGGTGTTGCACCGCGCCCGCCTTCCGTAACGTCCTCAACTGGCAGCGGTGAATATGCCGCTACCGCCGTGGGGGAGCCTCGATTCGGGAGAGGACGGCAGCCGTGATGGGCTGGGTAACCGACTGGAGTGCGCAGGCAGCCTGCCGCACTACCGATCCGGATGAACTGTTCGTACAAGGGGCAGCACAGAACAGGGCCAAAGCGGTCTGCACCGGATGTCCGGTGCGAACCGAATGTTTGGCCGATGCCCTCGACAATCGGGTGGAGTTCGGTGTGTGGGGAGGAATGACCGAAAGAGAACGGCGCGCTCTGTTGCGCAGGCGCCCCACGGTCACCTCCTGGCGCAGGCTTCTCGAGACCGCACGGACGGAGTACGAGCGCGGCGCGGGCATGCTGCCGGTCGGGCTCGACGACGACGAGACGTACGCCGCATACGCCGCCGTGGGCTAGAGGGCCTTCTTCGGGGCCTCTCTCTTCCGGATTCTGCCGGGCTCGCCCGGGGTAGCACGGTTCGTCCGGTCTGCCGAGAGCCGTTGCGGTGCCGCGCCGTGTGCCGAGTCAGGGCCTGCCCGCCGGTCGGTACGGCGCGGAGGTCGTCCGCGCACGCGGGTTCGGTACGGCCGGTCCGGCTAGGTCGCCTTCCGCCCGTTTCCCGTGTCACCGGCCGCCAATTGCTCACCGATCGCCCGCAGCCCCACGAGATCGTGGACATCTCCGGGCAGTGCGGCCACATGAGCCACCGCCACCTCGGGGTGAAGCGCGGTGAAACGGTCCCGCATGCGCTGCTCGCGCGCGAGCACCTGCATCCGTTCGGCATGCAGGCGCAGCAGACCAGCCGTCAGTTCTTCCGTGGTGTGTTCGTGGTGTGCCTCAAGAGGTGTGGGGTGCTCGGGGGCGTGGTCCACGGGCGGGGATTCGGGAGAGGCGCCCGTGGCCTCACGAACACCAGTCTTCCCTGCCCCATGATCCACAATGCGGGCCTCGGCAAGATTTTCTGAGGATTCCACCAGAATCTCATCAGACTCATGAGTCTCGTGATTCTCAGGAGTCTCGTGAGAATCGTCGGACTCATCCGAATCATCTGACGCGTTCGACTCGTCGGACTCAGGGGAGTCCTCGTGCTCGTCGTACTCCGGCTCCAGCACCTCCGCCGCCGCCAGCGCGCGCTGCGCCGACAGCCTGGCGGCGCCGCTGCCGTGGACCCGGTTCAGGACCAGCCCGGCCAGGGGCATCTCCTCCGCCGCCAGCCGTTCGACGAAGTACGCCGCTTCCCGCAGCGCGTCCCGTTCCGGCGCCGCCACCACGAGGAACGCCGTCCCCGGGGCCTGGAGCAGCCGATAGGTCGCGTCGGCCCGGGTGCGGAAGCCGCCGAACATGGTGTCCATGGCCGTGACGAAGGTCTGGACGTCCCGCAGCAACTGGCCGCCCAGCAGCTTGCCGAGCGTCCCCGTCATCATCGACATGCCGACGTTCAGGAACTTCATCCCCGCCCGGCCGCCCATCTTCGCGGGCGTCACCAGCAGTTTGATGAACTTTCCGTCGAGGAAGGACCCCAGTCGCTTGGGCGCGTCCAGGAAGTCCAGCGCGCTGCGCGACGGCGGGGTGTCGACGACGATCAGATCCCACTCGTTCCGGGCCCGGAGCTGGCCCAGCTTCTCCATCGCCATGTACTCCTGCGTACCGGCGAACCCGGCCGACAGGGACTGGTAGAAGGGGTTCTCCAGAATCGCGCGGGCCCGTTCGGCGTCCGCGTGGGCCTCGACGATTTCGTCGAAGGTCCGCTTCATGTCGAGCATCATGGCGTGCAGCTCGCCCGCCGGGCCCGTGCCGTCCGGTTCTATGCCCTTCACCCGGCGCGGGGTGTTGTCCAGTGAGTCGATGCCCAGCGACTGGGCCAGCCGCCGGGCCGGGTCGATGGTGAGGACGACGACCCGCCGGCCGCGTTCGGCCGCGCGTACGCCGAGGGCCGCCGCGGTCGTCGTCTTGCCGACGCCGCCCGCGCCGCAGCACACGATGATGCGGGTGTTCGGGTCGTCGATGAGCGGGTCGACCTGGAGAGGGCCGGCCGCTGCGTCCAGGCTCATGAACCGGTCTCCGTCCCCTGTCCGGCGCTGTGCCGGTCGTTGTTCCGGCCGTTCGGCCCGGTCGTCGCACTCGTCGCCGTCCCGCGGGCCGGGTCCGCGGTGTGCCGCGGCTGCTGCTGGGCGCGCAGTTCCTTCGAGAGCCGGTAGAGCCCGGCGAGGTCGACGCCTTCGCTGAGCAGCGGCAGTTCGTACGAGGGCAGCCCGAGCCCGGCCAGCGCCGCCCGCTGGTCCCGCTCCAGGGCGACCCGGCGGGCATGGTCGGTCGCCTGTTCCAGCAGCGGGGTGACCAGAGACCGCGCACCGCTCACCCCGGCCGCCGTGAGCGCCGCGGCGATTTCCGTACGGCGCCCGTCGGCGGCGCCGCGTACCGCCGCCTCGTCCAGCACATGGGGGCGGACCATGTTCACGATGACCCGGCCCACCGGGAGGTCCGCCGCCCGCAGCTCGGCCACACCGTCCGCGGTCTCCTGGACCGGCATCTCCTCCAGCAGTGTGACCAGGTGGACCGCGGTCCCGGGGGACTTCAGCACCCGCATCACGGCCTGGGCCTGGTTGTATATCGGCCCGAACTTGGCGAGCCCCGCCACCTCGTCGTTCACATTGAGGAACCGGGTGATCCGGCCGGTCGGCGGCGCGTCCATGACCACGTAGTCATAGGCGTACGAGCCCTGCTTGGTACGGCGCCGGACGGCCTCGCACGCCTTTCCCGTCAGCAGGACGTCCCGGACCCCGGGTGCGATGGTCGTCGCGAAGTCGATCGCGCCGATCTTCTTGAGGGCACGTCCGGCACTGCCGAGCTTGTAGAACATCTGGAGGTAGTCGAGGAGCGCGCGCTCGGCGTCGATGGCGAGCGCGTAGACCTCGCCGCCTCCGGACGAGACGGCGATCTTCCGTTCCTCGTACGGCAGTGCCTCCGTCTCGAAAAGCTGCGCGATGCCTTGCCTCCCCTCGACCTCGACGAGGAGTGTCCGCTTGCCCTCGGTCGCGAGGGCGAGCGCGAGGGCGGCGGCGACCGTGGTCTTACCGGTTCCGCCTTTGCCGCTGACGACCTGGAGCCTGCTCACGCTTTCGAGCCTAACCAGTTGGAACGTGCCCTACGCACGAGACCATGTGCGGGCTGCGTCACGTGCCCACGGGACAGGTGTACGAGTACGGGCGCGGGGCGCCGGAGCGGGCGGCCCGGAGGAGGTGGGCGGGTGGATCCGGAGCGCCGGACCGGGGCGGATACAGTCGGCCCATGACCAAGAAGTGGGAATACGTCACCGTGCCGCTCCTCGTGCACGCGACCAAGCAGATTCTGGACACCTGGGGCGAGGACGGGTGGGAGCTCGTCCAGGTCGTGCCGGGCCCCAACCCCGAGCAGCTCGTGGCGTACCTGAAGCGGGAGAAGACCTCGTGACGACCGCCGGTGGCGGGGTCGTCGAGGCGCGCCTGGCGGAGCTGGGGCTGACGCTGCCGGAGGTCGTTCCGCCGCTGGCC is part of the Streptomyces qinzhouensis genome and harbors:
- a CDS encoding metallophosphoesterase, encoding MRARYGVPLAITAVGAAGIAYAAAFEARSFRLRRLTVPVLPPGMRPLRVLQVSDIHMVSGQRKKRAWLQSLAGLRPDFVINTGDNLSDPEGVPEVLDALGPLMELPGVYVFGSNDYYGPTLRNPARYLLEKAQGRHGLNGNAPAVGVVHNPWEELRDAFDTAGWVGLSNTRGTLKLDAGEIAFTGLDDPHIKRDRYESVTGGPDPAADLSLAVVHAPYLRTLDAFTADGYPLILAGHTHGGQLCIPFYGALVTNCDLDTDRVKGLSTHTAADQTSYLHVSAGCGTSRYTPVRFACPPEATLLTLVERP
- a CDS encoding GatB/YqeY domain-containing protein is translated as MTTLKAKLKDDLTDAIRARDELRSATLRLTLAAVSMQEVAGTTARELSDDEVQKVIAREAKKRREAADAFSKGGRAEQAERELAEGALLDEYLPQQLSDDELGAIVAEAVAEAKAGGAEGPRAMGAVMKIVSPKVAGRAEGGRVAAAVKRLLAG
- a CDS encoding transglycosylase domain-containing protein → MPKTRSGGGLSGTQQAAKFLGVSVLAGAVLAGIALPAAGALGLAAKGTVKGFDEIPANLKTPPLSQRTTILDAEGGTIATVYSRDRTVVPLAAVSPYMQKAIIAIEDSRFYEHGAVDMKGVLRALNRNAQSGGVAQGASTLTQQYVKNVFVEEAGDDPDKVAQATQQTLGRKIQELKYAIQVEEELGKKKILENYLNITFFGQQAYGVEAASKRYFSKPARDLNLQESALLAGLVQSPSRYDPVNDTEEAKKRRNIVLQRMADVRDITQADADRAKITPVALKVSTPKNGCITAVNGAGFFCDYVRNVFLGDPVFGKTREDRAKLWNHGGLTVRTTLDPQSQESAQDSIKEYVYKGDKVATAVTMVEPGTGKVLAMGQSKPYGFGKNETQINYSVDKRMEGSNFGFPVGSTFKPFVAAAAIEQGTPLSQTYPAPYEMPYPSPIQTCDGKPWVNTDNDKVENEMESEVGPYSFKEAMEKSVNTYFVQMVADIGLCPVKEMTDKLGLMVGNGKNLAFTPSGMTLGSEGMSPLTMASAYATFANRGTYCTPIAIESIKTADGRKLEVPESTCRRAMSQNTSDSISSLLSGVVSDAGTGAKAGLAGRDNAGKTGTTDGRRNAWFVGYTPNLAGAVWVGSPTQQVKMFNITIGGRYKPKVFGGEVPGSIWRKAMTGALDGKEAPRFNRVTIPDVKKPDPGESPGGGDQERPGDGDNGDGRDNGSWGNNGGTGGNWGDNGGWGGDGGSDNAGSGNGGSDNGGSGGEGDAGGLTPIPGISMAPGVIGGGDQQGRGPGDFGRP
- a CDS encoding WhiB family transcriptional regulator, which produces MGWVTDWSAQAACRTTDPDELFVQGAAQNRAKAVCTGCPVRTECLADALDNRVEFGVWGGMTERERRALLRRRPTVTSWRRLLETARTEYERGAGMLPVGLDDDETYAAYAAVG
- a CDS encoding ArsA family ATPase, which produces MSLDAAAGPLQVDPLIDDPNTRIIVCCGAGGVGKTTTAAALGVRAAERGRRVVVLTIDPARRLAQSLGIDSLDNTPRRVKGIEPDGTGPAGELHAMMLDMKRTFDEIVEAHADAERARAILENPFYQSLSAGFAGTQEYMAMEKLGQLRARNEWDLIVVDTPPSRSALDFLDAPKRLGSFLDGKFIKLLVTPAKMGGRAGMKFLNVGMSMMTGTLGKLLGGQLLRDVQTFVTAMDTMFGGFRTRADATYRLLQAPGTAFLVVAAPERDALREAAYFVERLAAEEMPLAGLVLNRVHGSGAARLSAQRALAAAEVLEPEYDEHEDSPESDESNASDDSDESDDSHETPENHETHESDEILVESSENLAEARIVDHGAGKTGVREATGASPESPPVDHAPEHPTPLEAHHEHTTEELTAGLLRLHAERMQVLAREQRMRDRFTALHPEVAVAHVAALPGDVHDLVGLRAIGEQLAAGDTGNGRKAT
- a CDS encoding ArsA family ATPase, whose product is MSRLQVVSGKGGTGKTTVAAALALALATEGKRTLLVEVEGRQGIAQLFETEALPYEERKIAVSSGGGEVYALAIDAERALLDYLQMFYKLGSAGRALKKIGAIDFATTIAPGVRDVLLTGKACEAVRRRTKQGSYAYDYVVMDAPPTGRITRFLNVNDEVAGLAKFGPIYNQAQAVMRVLKSPGTAVHLVTLLEEMPVQETADGVAELRAADLPVGRVIVNMVRPHVLDEAAVRGAADGRRTEIAAALTAAGVSGARSLVTPLLEQATDHARRVALERDQRAALAGLGLPSYELPLLSEGVDLAGLYRLSKELRAQQQPRHTADPARGTATSATTGPNGRNNDRHSAGQGTETGS
- a CDS encoding DUF4177 domain-containing protein, translating into MTKKWEYVTVPLLVHATKQILDTWGEDGWELVQVVPGPNPEQLVAYLKREKTS